Proteins encoded together in one Thermus aquaticus window:
- a CDS encoding DUF177 domain-containing protein, whose protein sequence is MDYREVASITLARLLKEGGVARASGAVQEAFHVGEERFPLQGEALWKVSVSSVGGHEYWLSGEVEGVVLMECRRCLKPTPTPIHAHFQHMLRYEPGLKEVVFHEEAEDEYYAFGEPDLDLLPFLTEAFVSEMPFTVLCEEGCKGLCPVCGADRNLVDCGHEVEAHHPFLGLKDLLPEL, encoded by the coding sequence ATGGATTACCGCGAGGTGGCCAGCATCACCCTAGCCCGCCTCCTGAAGGAAGGAGGCGTAGCCCGCGCTTCCGGCGCAGTGCAGGAAGCGTTCCACGTGGGCGAGGAGCGCTTTCCCCTCCAGGGCGAGGCCCTTTGGAAGGTGAGCGTCTCCTCGGTGGGGGGGCACGAGTACTGGCTCTCCGGCGAGGTGGAGGGGGTGGTCCTCATGGAGTGCCGCCGCTGCCTCAAGCCCACCCCTACCCCCATCCACGCCCACTTCCAGCACATGCTCCGCTACGAGCCGGGGCTTAAAGAGGTGGTCTTCCACGAGGAGGCCGAGGACGAGTACTACGCCTTCGGAGAGCCGGACCTGGACCTCCTCCCCTTCCTCACCGAGGCCTTTGTGAGCGAGATGCCCTTCACCGTCCTCTGCGAGGAGGGGTGCAAGGGCCTCTGCCCGGTGTGCGGGGCGGACCGCAACCTGGTGGACTGCGGCCACGAGGTGGAGGCCCACCACCCCTTCCTGGGTCTTAAAGACCTCCTTCCCGAACTCTAG